The proteins below come from a single Armatimonadota bacterium genomic window:
- a CDS encoding glycerate kinase has product MFDPAAVAGKPAATLRRAAVSILGAAIRAVDPEVAVSRTVTRRGPILRVGRRRYDLRRVRHVFVVGAGKACAPMAAACERVLGDRLTAGLVVVKYGYGMPLRRVEVIEAGHPLPDQAGARGAGRILDLVSGAEEPDLVLCLISGGGSALLPAPADGITLEEKMAVTDLLLRSGATIREINAVRKHLSRIKGGRLARAAAPARVVGVVLSDVPGDPLDAIASGPITPDPTTFHDALAVLQRYGLLDRVPPSVRLHLERGAAGQEPDTPKPGDPLFARVQVEVVGNIDRAVDAAAARAARLGFRPLVLTTRLEGEAREAARVVCSIVRTVRERSRPIRPPACLLAGGETTVTVRGAGRGGRCQEFALAAALAIEGWDGVVVAACGTDGTDGPTDAAGAVADGATAARARAAGRDPARALADNDAYHVFQALGDLLVSGPTRTNVTDLYVALVRGKREEGKGNRGNQRRSTLSHTG; this is encoded by the coding sequence GTGTTTGACCCGGCCGCAGTCGCCGGGAAGCCCGCGGCCACGCTGCGGCGGGCGGCGGTGTCCATCCTGGGTGCGGCCATCCGGGCGGTCGACCCGGAGGTCGCGGTGTCCCGTACCGTGACCCGCCGCGGCCCGATTCTCCGGGTGGGCCGGCGCCGCTACGACCTGCGCCGGGTGCGGCACGTGTTCGTGGTGGGGGCGGGCAAGGCCTGCGCGCCCATGGCGGCCGCCTGCGAGCGGGTGCTGGGCGACCGGCTGACCGCCGGGCTCGTCGTGGTCAAGTACGGGTACGGGATGCCCCTGCGGCGCGTCGAGGTCATCGAGGCTGGCCACCCGCTGCCGGACCAGGCCGGCGCCCGCGGGGCCGGCCGCATCCTCGACCTGGTGTCGGGGGCGGAGGAGCCCGATCTGGTCCTGTGCCTGATCTCGGGGGGAGGCTCGGCGCTGCTGCCGGCGCCGGCGGACGGGATCACCCTGGAGGAGAAGATGGCGGTCACCGACCTGCTGCTGCGCAGCGGCGCGACCATCCGCGAGATCAACGCCGTCCGCAAGCACCTCTCCCGCATCAAGGGCGGGCGGCTGGCGCGGGCCGCCGCGCCCGCCCGGGTGGTGGGGGTGGTGCTGTCGGACGTGCCCGGAGATCCCCTGGACGCCATCGCGTCCGGTCCCATCACCCCCGACCCCACCACCTTCCATGACGCGCTGGCAGTTCTGCAACGCTACGGTCTGCTGGACCGGGTGCCGCCATCCGTCCGGCTGCACCTGGAGCGGGGCGCCGCCGGGCAGGAGCCGGACACGCCCAAGCCGGGGGACCCGCTGTTTGCACGGGTGCAGGTCGAGGTGGTGGGCAACATCGATCGGGCGGTGGATGCCGCGGCAGCCCGGGCGGCCCGCCTGGGATTCCGGCCGCTGGTCCTCACCACGCGCCTGGAGGGCGAGGCGCGGGAGGCCGCCCGGGTGGTCTGCAGCATCGTCCGCACCGTGCGGGAGCGCTCGCGCCCGATCCGCCCCCCGGCCTGCCTGCTGGCAGGGGGGGAGACGACGGTGACGGTCCGGGGAGCGGGGCGGGGCGGCCGCTGCCAGGAGTTCGCCCTGGCGGCCGCGCTGGCCATCGAGGGGTGGGATGGCGTGGTGGTGGCGGCCTGCGGCACCGACGGCACCGACGGCCCCACCGATGCCGCCGGCGCGGTAGCCGACGGCGCGACCGCGGCCCGGGCCCGGGCGGCGGGGCGCGACCCTGCGCGGGCGCTGGCCGACAACGATGCGTATCACGTCTTTCAGGCGCTGGGCGACCTGCTGGTCAGCGGTCCCACGCGGACCAACGTCACGGACCTGTACGTGGCGCTCGTTAGAGGGAAGAGGGAAGAGGGAAAAGGGAACAGGGGAAACCAAAGACGGTCTACCCTTTCGCACACCGGGTAA
- a CDS encoding MBL fold metallo-hydrolase, with protein sequence MLRVRVIRSGSGGNAVYVQGGATRLLVDVGLPAELVAQELVAMPDAWPPAAILLTHEHEDHARGAWALARQAGVPVLATEGTLRAAAESAQGVSAERVVPGVPVRVGEVQVEALVVSHDAAQPVGYVISRGPRAVLVATDLGAVDEALVERSRTVDALVVEANYDLRLLAVSPYPWFLKNRILSPTGHLSNDAAAGLVVAAAAGGRLRMACLVHLSDINNLTPLARDTALWALEREGITGVRVEAVRPNGSSSLWDVG encoded by the coding sequence ATGTTGCGCGTGCGGGTGATCCGCAGCGGCAGCGGCGGCAACGCGGTCTACGTGCAGGGAGGGGCCACGCGCCTGCTCGTCGATGTGGGACTCCCGGCCGAACTGGTGGCGCAGGAACTGGTCGCCATGCCCGACGCCTGGCCGCCGGCGGCCATTCTGCTCACCCACGAGCACGAGGACCACGCCCGGGGGGCCTGGGCGCTCGCCCGCCAGGCCGGCGTGCCGGTCCTGGCCACCGAGGGAACCCTCCGCGCGGCGGCCGAATCTGCGCAGGGAGTGTCCGCCGAGCGCGTCGTCCCCGGCGTCCCCGTCCGGGTGGGGGAGGTGCAGGTGGAGGCGCTTGTGGTGTCCCACGACGCCGCGCAGCCGGTGGGCTACGTGATCTCCCGGGGCCCGCGCGCGGTGCTGGTGGCGACCGACCTGGGCGCGGTGGACGAGGCGCTGGTGGAACGGTCGCGGACCGTGGACGCGCTGGTGGTGGAGGCCAACTACGACCTGCGCCTGCTGGCGGTCAGCCCCTACCCGTGGTTTCTCAAGAACCGGATCCTCAGCCCCACCGGCCACCTCAGCAACGACGCCGCCGCCGGGCTGGTGGTGGCGGCGGCGGCCGGGGGGAGGCTGCGGATGGCCTGCCTGGTGCATCTGAGCGACATCAACAACCTGACGCCGCTGGCGAGGGACACCGCCCTGTGGGCGTTGGAGCGGGAGGGCATCACCGGCGTCCGGGTGGAGGCGGTGCGCCCCAACGGGAGCAGTTCCCTGTGGGACGTCGGCTGA
- the sppA gene encoding signal peptide peptidase SppA, giving the protein MGLLTVLRDALGAAARAVRNGLVRLLPAPEVVLLTVSGSLPERRTPPPGVLRRWLARGWGAEPDVSLEEWRERLRMLATDSRVRGVVVRIGAVRAGLPALRVLRDGLRDLGQAGVRVVAFLPAADLAGYYLASGAQEVIVPDSAELLLAGLRVEATFLRAALDRLGIRARYHHIAEYKTAAHRFLYPRMTEPHREMLEAILETWQGEITSAIASSRGIAPAEVAAAIDRGLLTAADALSLRLVDRVAYEDELPSVLGAAGRPARIVPWPQAVRRLRAPRRRWRRPVVAVVQVLGTIVPGESRQFPVPLPLVGSRLAGSDTVARALRAAERTPGVRAVILHVESGGGSAVASDLIWREVVRVQQRVPVVAFLGAVAGSGGYYVACGARRIVCSPLTLTGSIGVIAGKISLRGLLARTGVEREILTRGESATLPSPFADYTDAQDAAVRHWAEDIYRRFIARVASGRGLRTDQVEAVARGRVWTGQDAVSRGLVDELGDFEAAVQAARELAGLPRDADVAVVTVRPPRYVPIPDSAAAWGHALRQVADLLAEPALLVMPGPEVVA; this is encoded by the coding sequence ATGGGCCTGCTGACCGTTCTGCGGGACGCGCTGGGTGCGGCCGCGCGGGCGGTCCGCAACGGCCTGGTGCGCCTGCTACCCGCTCCCGAGGTCGTGCTCCTCACGGTGTCGGGTTCCCTGCCCGAGCGCCGCACCCCGCCGCCCGGAGTCCTCCGCCGCTGGCTGGCCCGGGGGTGGGGGGCGGAGCCGGACGTGAGCCTGGAGGAGTGGCGGGAGAGGCTGCGGATGCTGGCCACCGATTCCCGGGTGCGCGGGGTGGTGGTGAGGATAGGGGCGGTGCGGGCGGGGCTGCCCGCCCTGCGGGTCCTGCGCGATGGCCTGCGGGACCTGGGCCAGGCCGGCGTCCGCGTGGTGGCCTTCCTGCCCGCGGCAGACCTGGCGGGATACTACCTGGCCAGCGGGGCGCAGGAGGTGATCGTCCCCGACAGCGCCGAGCTCCTGCTGGCCGGTCTGCGGGTGGAGGCGACATTCCTGCGGGCGGCGCTGGACCGGCTGGGGATCCGCGCCCGGTACCACCACATCGCCGAATACAAGACCGCCGCCCACCGGTTCCTGTACCCGAGAATGACCGAACCCCACCGGGAGATGCTGGAGGCGATCCTGGAGACCTGGCAGGGGGAGATCACCTCCGCCATCGCGTCTTCCCGGGGCATCGCGCCCGCCGAGGTGGCCGCCGCCATCGACCGGGGCCTGCTCACCGCCGCCGACGCGCTGAGCCTGCGCCTGGTGGACCGGGTGGCCTACGAAGACGAGCTGCCGTCGGTGCTGGGCGCCGCCGGACGCCCGGCGCGGATCGTCCCCTGGCCTCAGGCGGTCCGCCGGCTGCGCGCGCCCCGGCGGCGGTGGCGGCGCCCGGTGGTGGCGGTGGTGCAGGTCCTGGGAACCATCGTCCCCGGAGAGAGCCGGCAGTTTCCCGTTCCCCTGCCCCTGGTGGGCAGCCGGCTGGCCGGGTCCGACACCGTGGCGCGGGCGTTGCGGGCGGCGGAGCGGACGCCCGGGGTGCGGGCCGTGATCCTCCACGTGGAGTCGGGTGGCGGATCGGCCGTGGCGTCGGACCTGATCTGGCGGGAGGTGGTCCGGGTGCAGCAGCGCGTGCCGGTGGTGGCCTTCCTGGGCGCGGTGGCCGGATCGGGCGGCTACTACGTGGCGTGCGGGGCGCGGCGGATCGTGTGCAGCCCGCTGACCCTCACCGGCTCCATCGGCGTGATCGCCGGAAAGATCTCCCTGCGGGGCCTTCTGGCCCGCACCGGGGTGGAGCGGGAGATTCTGACCCGGGGGGAGTCGGCCACCCTGCCATCCCCCTTCGCTGACTACACCGACGCCCAGGACGCCGCCGTCCGCCACTGGGCCGAGGACATCTACCGGCGGTTCATCGCCCGCGTGGCCTCGGGGCGGGGCCTGCGCACCGACCAGGTGGAGGCGGTGGCGCGCGGGCGGGTGTGGACCGGACAGGACGCCGTCTCCCGCGGGCTGGTGGACGAGCTGGGCGACTTTGAGGCGGCGGTCCAGGCGGCGCGGGAACTGGCCGGCCTGCCGCGCGACGCCGACGTGGCCGTGGTCACGGTCCGCCCGCCCCGGTACGTCCCCATCCCGGACTCGGCGGCTGCCTGGGGACACGCCCTGCGGCAGGTGGCCGACCTGCTGGCCGAGCCGGCGCTGCTGGTGATGCCCGGGCCGGAAGTGGTCGCATGA
- a CDS encoding metallopeptidase family protein, translating into MRLSRRRFRRLVLQALQSLPEEIRARLDNVAVVVEDWPSAEQLAAAGVGPEDTLFGLYEGVPLISRGITADSLLPDKITIFQGPLEEACASEEEMAEEIRRTVVHEIAHHLGIDDERLAELGYD; encoded by the coding sequence ATGCGGCTGTCCCGGCGGCGGTTCCGGCGCCTGGTCCTGCAGGCGCTCCAGTCCCTTCCCGAGGAGATCCGCGCGCGGCTGGACAACGTGGCGGTGGTGGTGGAGGACTGGCCGTCGGCGGAACAGCTGGCCGCCGCCGGCGTGGGGCCCGAGGACACCCTGTTCGGCCTGTACGAAGGCGTCCCCCTGATTTCCCGGGGGATCACCGCCGACTCGTTGCTGCCCGACAAGATCACGATCTTCCAGGGCCCGCTGGAGGAGGCGTGCGCCAGCGAGGAGGAGATGGCGGAGGAGATCCGGCGGACCGTCGTCCACGAGATCGCCCACCACCTCGGCATCGACGACGAGCGCCTGGCCGAGCTGGGGTATGACTGA
- a CDS encoding redoxin domain-containing protein, whose amino-acid sequence MFQIEFLYWEDCPSHEPALKRLRQVVEALGVRASVRVIRVDTDEQARALRFAGSPTIRVNGVDLFPAPGEAYRLTCRVFLTPDGRVTPIPTVAMLEDALRSALDRPPRAASGEPADGGDAGGGHTLLALEVGSPLIPFTLRDAAGHRVGTDDYRSARVLGVVFTCLHCPYALAWEDRLIRIQRDYAGRGVQLLLVNPTDPRRHPEDGEESMRRRAQERGYPFPFLADPAQEVARRYGATRTPEVFLFDSAGILRYHGGVDDNSEDPAAVRHPYLRQALDALLAGRTPPLAETPVIGCRIVYGHAPGGRGRAD is encoded by the coding sequence ATGTTCCAGATCGAGTTCCTGTACTGGGAGGACTGCCCCTCCCATGAGCCGGCCCTGAAGCGTCTGCGGCAGGTGGTGGAGGCCCTCGGGGTGCGCGCGTCGGTGCGCGTCATCCGGGTGGACACCGACGAACAGGCGCGGGCACTGCGCTTTGCCGGCTCGCCCACCATCCGCGTCAACGGCGTGGACCTGTTCCCCGCTCCCGGCGAGGCCTACCGGCTGACCTGCCGGGTCTTCCTGACCCCCGACGGGCGGGTGACACCGATCCCCACGGTGGCGATGCTGGAAGATGCCCTGCGCTCCGCCCTGGACCGTCCCCCGCGGGCCGCCTCCGGGGAGCCCGCCGACGGGGGCGACGCGGGCGGGGGCCACACGCTCCTGGCGCTGGAGGTGGGCTCGCCGCTCATCCCCTTCACCCTGCGGGACGCCGCCGGCCACCGGGTCGGGACCGACGACTACCGCTCCGCCAGGGTCCTGGGCGTGGTCTTCACGTGCCTCCACTGCCCGTATGCCCTGGCGTGGGAAGACCGGCTGATCCGGATCCAGCGGGACTACGCCGGCCGGGGCGTCCAGCTGCTGCTGGTCAACCCCACAGACCCCCGCCGGCACCCCGAGGACGGCGAGGAGAGCATGCGCCGCCGGGCGCAGGAGCGCGGGTATCCGTTCCCCTTCCTGGCCGACCCCGCCCAGGAGGTGGCGCGGCGGTATGGGGCGACGCGGACCCCCGAGGTGTTCCTGTTTGACTCCGCCGGGATCCTGCGCTACCACGGGGGGGTGGACGACAACAGCGAAGATCCCGCCGCCGTCCGCCACCCGTACCTCCGGCAGGCGCTGGACGCCCTGCTGGCCGGCCGGACCCCGCCGCTGGCGGAGACGCCGGTGATCGGCTGCCGGATCGTGTACGGACACGCCCCGGGCGGCCGGGGACGGGCGGACTAG
- a CDS encoding LysE family transporter has product MNLVVTGWVLGLAFCAAPGAVTAEAVRRGAARGWTAALALGVGSLLGDALWAAAGLAGAATLTRTGLGRTLGAAGVVLLLWLAWRALRDARSPTPRPSRVRPGADFAAGAALSLTNPLAMGFWLTAGAAVAAQAPAGSPVFAPVFAGVMAAAIAWCAVLAAAVGWARRWMTGPALRVLSAVCGLLLLGAGVRLALGLPG; this is encoded by the coding sequence GTGAACCTGGTGGTGACGGGGTGGGTTCTGGGGCTGGCGTTCTGCGCGGCTCCGGGGGCGGTCACCGCCGAGGCGGTCCGCCGGGGGGCAGCCCGGGGCTGGACGGCAGCGCTGGCCCTGGGGGTGGGCTCGCTGCTGGGCGACGCCCTGTGGGCGGCGGCCGGCCTGGCGGGCGCGGCCACGCTGACGCGCACCGGCCTGGGGCGGACGCTGGGCGCGGCGGGCGTCGTCCTGCTGCTGTGGCTGGCTTGGCGGGCGCTGCGCGACGCGCGGAGCCCGACCCCGCGTCCCTCGCGGGTCCGTCCCGGGGCGGACTTCGCCGCCGGCGCCGCCCTGTCGCTGACCAACCCGCTGGCGATGGGATTCTGGCTGACCGCTGGCGCGGCCGTGGCCGCCCAGGCGCCCGCCGGCTCACCGGTCTTTGCCCCGGTCTTCGCCGGCGTGATGGCGGCGGCGATCGCCTGGTGCGCGGTCCTCGCGGCCGCCGTCGGCTGGGCGCGGCGGTGGATGACCGGTCCCGCCCTGCGGGTGCTGTCCGCCGTGTGCGGGCTGCTGCTGCTCGGGGCGGGCGTGCGCCTGGCCCTCGGGCTGCCGGGCTAG
- the glnA gene encoding type I glutamate--ammonia ligase: MTDQIRTHLSDHALINPSRVIDLCRRQGVRMVDFRFTDLVGGWQHFSIPADELDESMFVEGVGFDGSSIRGFQAIDESDMLLLPDSRTARVDPLLRVPTLMLICDVYDPVTRERYTRDPRYVAQKAEHYLASTGIATASYWGPEAEFFVFDDVRYDLQAHSASYLVDSAEGPWNTGRDERPNLGYKPRHKEGYFPVPPADSLQDFRSELVLKMREAGLEVEVHHHEVASAGQCEIDLRFATLTEMADRLMLYKYLVKMFARAHFKTATFMPKPIFGDNGSGMHCHQSLWREEVNLFFDPDGYAQLSELAMYYIGGLLHHSPALLAFCAPTTNSYRRLVPGYEAPVNLVYSQRNRSAAVRIPVYSASPRAKRIEYRPPDPSANPYLAFAAMLLAGLDGIRRRLDPGDPMDVDLYELPAEEARKIRQVPGSLEGALAALEEDHAFLLEGGVFTPDVIETWLDLKRRREVDFVRLRPHPAEFHLYYDV; encoded by the coding sequence ATGACCGATCAGATACGCACGCACCTGTCGGACCACGCGCTGATTAACCCGTCCCGGGTGATTGACCTGTGCCGCCGCCAGGGCGTGCGGATGGTGGACTTCCGGTTCACCGACCTGGTGGGAGGGTGGCAACACTTCTCCATTCCCGCCGACGAGCTGGACGAGAGCATGTTCGTGGAGGGGGTGGGGTTTGACGGCAGCAGCATCCGGGGGTTTCAGGCCATCGACGAATCCGACATGCTGCTGCTCCCCGATTCCCGGACCGCGCGCGTGGACCCGCTGCTCCGGGTGCCCACCCTCATGCTCATCTGCGATGTCTACGATCCGGTGACCCGCGAGCGGTACACCCGCGACCCCCGCTACGTGGCCCAGAAGGCGGAGCACTACCTGGCGAGCACCGGCATCGCCACCGCCAGCTACTGGGGGCCCGAGGCGGAGTTCTTCGTGTTCGACGACGTGCGTTACGACCTGCAGGCCCACAGTGCCTCCTATCTGGTGGACTCGGCGGAAGGCCCCTGGAACACCGGGCGCGACGAAAGGCCCAACCTGGGCTACAAGCCCCGACACAAGGAGGGCTACTTCCCGGTCCCGCCGGCGGACAGCCTCCAGGACTTCCGCAGCGAGCTGGTCCTGAAGATGCGCGAGGCCGGGCTGGAGGTGGAGGTCCACCACCACGAGGTGGCGTCGGCGGGCCAGTGCGAGATCGACCTGCGCTTTGCCACCCTCACCGAGATGGCCGACCGGCTGATGCTGTACAAGTACCTGGTCAAGATGTTCGCCCGCGCCCACTTCAAGACCGCCACCTTCATGCCCAAGCCCATCTTCGGGGACAACGGGTCGGGGATGCACTGCCACCAGAGCCTGTGGAGGGAAGAGGTCAACCTGTTTTTCGACCCCGATGGCTACGCCCAGCTCAGCGAGCTGGCCATGTACTACATCGGCGGCCTGCTGCACCACTCGCCGGCCCTGCTGGCGTTCTGCGCCCCCACCACTAACTCGTACCGTCGGCTGGTCCCCGGGTACGAGGCGCCGGTGAACCTGGTGTACTCCCAGCGCAACCGCAGCGCCGCGGTGCGCATCCCCGTGTACTCCGCCAGCCCGCGGGCCAAGCGCATCGAGTACCGGCCCCCGGATCCCTCCGCCAACCCCTACCTGGCGTTTGCGGCCATGCTCCTGGCGGGCCTGGACGGGATCCGGCGCCGCCTCGACCCGGGCGACCCGATGGACGTGGACCTGTACGAGCTGCCGGCGGAGGAGGCCCGGAAGATCCGCCAGGTCCCCGGGTCGCTGGAAGGCGCGCTGGCCGCGCTGGAGGAGGACCACGCCTTCCTGCTGGAGGGAGGGGTGTTCACTCCCGACGTGATCGAGACCTGGCTGGATCTCAAACGCCGCCGGGAGGTGGACTTCGTGCGCCTGCGGCCGCACCCGGCGGAGTTTCACCTCTACTACGACGTGTGA
- a CDS encoding SPFH domain-containing protein, whose protein sequence is MIVLWSVLALAVAGGVALWAARYTKVGPNEVLIISGRRRRVRGPDGSVRTVGYRLVLGGGTFVWPVREKVQRLSLELMTLEVRAAEVYTAHAIPVTVDGVAQVRVRSDEAGIATAAQQFLSRSREDVMRTVQQTLEGHLRAAIGTMTVEEIYRGRDALARTAREAAAEDLAKMGLEIVSLTIRTITDSQGYLEALARPRIAQVKRDAVKAEAEAEREAQQTRLAAEAEVEQARRDLAVRKAAYEAEVAAQRAQADLAYELHRHRVSQQVKAEQMQVSIVEKDKAIELEAREILRREKELVAQVLKPAQAERERIQMLAEAERHRLAAEAAGRAEGIRATGAAEAEALRLKGIAEAEAMEQKARSWSQYTEAALTDLVIRILPDLARAVAEPLARTDKIILIGNGDGAGASRVTGEVTRVLAQLPAVVEALTGMKLDAILRRLPGAEAPAADRRPVPEAVER, encoded by the coding sequence ATGATCGTTCTGTGGAGTGTCCTGGCGCTGGCGGTGGCGGGCGGGGTGGCCCTGTGGGCCGCGCGGTACACCAAGGTCGGTCCCAACGAGGTGCTGATCATCTCCGGCCGTCGGCGGCGGGTGCGGGGCCCCGACGGCTCCGTGCGGACCGTGGGGTACCGCCTGGTCCTGGGCGGCGGCACCTTCGTGTGGCCCGTCCGGGAGAAGGTGCAGCGGCTGTCCCTGGAGCTGATGACCCTGGAGGTGCGCGCCGCGGAGGTGTACACCGCCCACGCCATCCCCGTCACCGTGGACGGGGTGGCGCAGGTGCGGGTCCGCAGCGACGAGGCCGGCATCGCCACCGCCGCGCAGCAGTTCCTCTCCCGGTCCCGGGAGGATGTGATGCGGACGGTCCAGCAGACCCTGGAGGGCCACCTGCGGGCCGCCATCGGCACCATGACCGTGGAGGAGATCTACCGCGGCCGGGACGCGCTGGCGCGCACGGCCCGGGAGGCGGCCGCCGAGGACCTGGCCAAGATGGGGCTGGAGATCGTCTCCCTCACCATCCGCACCATCACCGACAGCCAGGGATACCTGGAGGCCCTGGCCCGGCCCCGGATCGCCCAGGTCAAGCGGGACGCGGTCAAGGCGGAGGCCGAGGCCGAACGGGAGGCCCAGCAGACCCGCCTGGCGGCCGAGGCGGAGGTGGAGCAGGCGCGCCGGGACCTGGCGGTGCGCAAGGCGGCCTACGAGGCCGAGGTGGCCGCCCAGCGGGCGCAGGCGGACCTGGCCTACGAACTGCACCGCCACCGCGTCAGCCAGCAGGTGAAGGCCGAGCAGATGCAGGTGAGCATCGTGGAGAAGGACAAGGCCATCGAGCTGGAGGCCCGGGAGATCCTGCGCCGGGAGAAGGAGCTGGTGGCCCAGGTCCTCAAGCCGGCCCAGGCTGAGCGGGAGCGCATCCAGATGCTGGCGGAAGCCGAGCGGCACCGCTTGGCCGCGGAGGCCGCCGGGCGCGCGGAGGGCATCCGGGCCACCGGGGCCGCCGAGGCCGAGGCGCTGCGGTTGAAGGGGATCGCCGAGGCCGAGGCGATGGAGCAGAAAGCCCGGTCCTGGTCCCAGTACACCGAGGCGGCCCTGACCGACCTGGTGATCCGCATCCTGCCCGATCTGGCGCGGGCCGTGGCCGAGCCGCTGGCCCGGACCGACAAGATCATCCTCATCGGCAACGGCGACGGCGCGGGCGCCTCCCGGGTGACCGGTGAGGTCACGCGGGTCCTGGCCCAGCTGCCGGCGGTGGTGGAGGCCCTGACGGGCATGAAGCTGGACGCGATCCTGCGGCGGCTGCCCGGCGCGGAGGCCCCGGCGGCGGACCGGCGTCCGGTGCCGGAGGCGGTGGAGCGGTGA